A stretch of the Agromyces larvae genome encodes the following:
- a CDS encoding SipW-dependent-type signal peptide-containing protein, which produces MPAHTRRPLRRGFQILIAACAALGIGAVATTAAWTDQAKFSAKSEVAAFDMQYSFTAAPDSWQTFKDTVTLDNWSGWIRRNEPKATHSVFIRNKASKTKVTIDPKLEGVFLDDAGFITIETGLNAQSPVMARWDGMTPVEIDLESWQEARIDLTFDPTELEPSEVNRVGSLTVTVTGTVGEAAPTGAPARGTSEHGIAAPAVLTPPRWEWT; this is translated from the coding sequence GTGCCTGCTCATACCCGCCGACCGCTGCGTCGAGGATTCCAGATCCTCATCGCAGCGTGCGCCGCGCTCGGCATCGGCGCGGTCGCGACGACGGCCGCGTGGACCGACCAGGCGAAGTTCAGTGCGAAATCGGAGGTCGCCGCATTCGACATGCAGTACTCGTTCACTGCCGCACCGGATTCATGGCAGACGTTCAAAGACACGGTGACCCTCGATAACTGGTCAGGCTGGATCCGGCGGAATGAGCCGAAGGCCACGCACTCGGTCTTCATCCGGAACAAGGCCTCGAAGACGAAGGTCACCATCGATCCCAAGCTCGAGGGGGTCTTCCTGGATGACGCGGGGTTCATCACGATCGAAACCGGTCTGAACGCCCAGTCCCCCGTCATGGCGCGCTGGGATGGAATGACGCCGGTCGAAATCGACCTCGAATCGTGGCAGGAGGCACGCATCGACCTCACCTTCGATCCAACAGAACTCGAGCCGTCCGAGGTGAACCGCGTCGGCTCGCTCACCGTCACCGTCACGGGCACGGTCGGCGAGGCCGCCCCGACCGGCGCACCGGCCCGCGGCACCAGCGAGCACGGTATCG